In one Cloacibacillus porcorum genomic region, the following are encoded:
- the dxs gene encoding 1-deoxy-D-xylulose-5-phosphate synthase, translating to MSLLESVDDFRGLYGLSEAELKKLCAELRKNIIDVTLENGGHLSSSLGTVELTVALLRVFNPDVDKIIFDVGHQSYAYKLLTKRRSRFETLRRKGGIAGFPRMDESPYDFFTTGHSSTSISAAMGYAKARDLRREEHEVVAVIGDGALLNGVSFEALNCLASLKSKVIIILNDNKMSINPRVGGMASHLAKLAVNPTYKKLKDYIKSQCTNMKNGENINSSLSRIKMKLKSLLLPTNVFEELNISYWGPFNGHNLTEMEEVFRLARHYDESLLIHVMTEKGKGCPQTEAYPSFFHGIGPKTKIDAASHASSGCGESWSGVMAEVLCELAHEDPRVTVCTAAMKDGTKLENFAKAYPQRFCDTGIAEEHMLIYAAGLAAAGMRPVVCIYSTFLQRAADQVMHDICLPKLPVLLGIDRAGLVGEDGETHHGILDVAWLRAIPEMTVAAPRDAVDLEFFVREWKKRSLPMAVRYPRGKAVKAIAAPGRERRPAPWGRLEVISGGEEICLIGIGSTVELMLKSADEIEKISGRRPTVADLRFIKPLDYEGLDALLTTHKVIVTAEENTLTGGAGEAVASYINAKGYAVRAAAAGVPDHFISHATRAQQWEECGLTVENIARLCLTK from the coding sequence ATGAGCCTTTTAGAATCCGTTGATGATTTCAGAGGCCTGTACGGGCTGAGCGAAGCTGAACTTAAAAAACTGTGCGCGGAGCTCAGGAAAAATATAATTGACGTGACCCTTGAAAACGGCGGGCATCTCAGCTCGTCGCTCGGCACGGTTGAGCTAACGGTGGCGCTGCTGCGCGTATTCAACCCCGACGTGGACAAAATAATCTTCGACGTCGGGCACCAGAGCTACGCCTATAAACTGCTCACGAAGCGCCGCAGCCGCTTTGAGACTTTGCGGAGGAAGGGGGGCATCGCCGGTTTTCCGCGCATGGACGAGAGCCCCTACGACTTTTTTACCACCGGCCACAGCAGCACCTCGATCTCCGCGGCGATGGGCTACGCCAAAGCCCGCGACCTTCGCCGCGAGGAGCACGAGGTCGTAGCGGTGATCGGCGACGGCGCGCTCCTCAACGGCGTCTCCTTCGAGGCGCTGAACTGCCTCGCAAGCCTTAAATCCAAAGTCATCATCATTCTTAACGACAACAAAATGTCGATAAACCCGCGCGTCGGCGGCATGGCCTCGCACCTCGCGAAGCTCGCCGTCAACCCGACCTACAAAAAACTTAAAGACTACATAAAGAGCCAGTGCACAAACATGAAGAACGGGGAAAACATCAACTCCTCGCTCTCACGCATAAAGATGAAACTCAAGTCGCTGCTGCTGCCGACAAACGTCTTTGAAGAGCTCAACATAAGCTACTGGGGCCCCTTCAACGGCCACAACCTCACCGAAATGGAGGAGGTATTCCGCCTCGCGCGCCACTACGACGAATCGCTGCTGATCCACGTGATGACCGAAAAGGGTAAGGGCTGCCCGCAGACGGAGGCCTATCCCTCCTTCTTCCACGGCATCGGCCCCAAGACGAAGATCGACGCCGCGTCGCATGCCTCTTCGGGCTGCGGCGAGAGCTGGAGCGGCGTTATGGCCGAGGTGCTCTGCGAGCTGGCCCATGAGGACCCGCGCGTCACCGTCTGCACGGCGGCGATGAAGGACGGAACCAAACTGGAAAACTTCGCCAAAGCCTACCCGCAGCGTTTCTGCGACACCGGCATCGCCGAGGAGCATATGCTCATCTATGCGGCCGGTCTCGCGGCGGCGGGAATGCGGCCCGTCGTATGTATCTATTCCACCTTCCTACAGCGCGCCGCAGACCAGGTGATGCACGATATATGCCTGCCAAAACTGCCCGTACTGCTGGGGATCGACCGCGCCGGACTTGTCGGCGAGGACGGCGAAACGCACCACGGGATACTCGACGTCGCCTGGCTGCGCGCCATACCGGAGATGACGGTCGCCGCGCCGCGCGACGCCGTTGACTTGGAATTCTTCGTCCGTGAATGGAAAAAGAGGTCGCTGCCGATGGCCGTGCGCTACCCGCGCGGCAAAGCCGTAAAAGCTATTGCCGCGCCCGGAAGGGAGCGCAGGCCCGCGCCGTGGGGCAGGCTGGAAGTGATAAGCGGCGGCGAAGAGATCTGCCTTATCGGCATCGGGAGCACCGTGGAGCTGATGCTGAAGAGCGCCGATGAGATCGAAAAGATCAGCGGCAGACGTCCCACCGTGGCCGACCTCCGCTTTATCAAGCCGCTTGATTACGAGGGGCTCGACGCCCTCCTGACGACGCATAAGGTAATCGTCACCGCGGAGGAAAACACCCTCACGGGCGGCGCAGGCGAGGCGGTGGCGTCATACATAAACGCCAAAGGATACGCCGTGAGAGCCGCCGCGGCGGGCGTGCCTGACCATTTCATATCACACGCCACCAGGGCGCAACAGTGGGAGGAATGCGGCCTCACGGTGGAAAACATTGCGCGGCTCTGCCTGACGAAATGA
- a CDS encoding aminotransferase class I/II-fold pyridoxal phosphate-dependent enzyme: MHNFANIPKMVQLADESFEKIKRLGLSGVTGKDIGREMMRMKNGHVFMNMSSCSYLGLNDFPTVKQGLLDGLEEAGGIQIAAAPLRVRLAIVDEVNEEFGNFIGCNAFMTWTCSLASFGILPLLAAGLFTGNKPPVMVYDKNAHFCMNYMKAACADETEVITINHNDMAALEKICKTKNPVVYLCESLYSTGGVTCLDEILRLQEKYGMYILIDEAHGLSVVGKNGKGLLIDKLGALNDRSFFIASLEKGFGAHGGGVILFSDKKLLDIIERYGGPLEWSAPVPSMICGSTRACLKLHADGTVDNLQKILHEKVRLFDQLMDIKESDLWSAVRVIKYPDEDELFYTGIRLFEEGFYTSTVAFPTVKRGNSGLRIMLRANMEDEELRKFAGLLKLIKLEWADRKRK; encoded by the coding sequence ATGCATAATTTCGCAAATATCCCTAAAATGGTACAGTTGGCCGATGAGTCGTTTGAGAAAATAAAAAGATTAGGGCTGTCAGGTGTAACGGGGAAAGATATTGGCAGAGAGATGATGCGGATGAAAAACGGGCATGTTTTCATGAATATGTCCAGCTGCAGTTATTTAGGATTAAATGATTTTCCCACAGTTAAACAGGGTTTGCTGGACGGTCTTGAAGAGGCGGGCGGTATCCAAATAGCGGCAGCCCCATTAAGGGTCCGTTTAGCTATCGTAGACGAAGTAAATGAAGAATTCGGAAACTTTATAGGCTGCAACGCATTTATGACATGGACGTGTTCGTTAGCCTCCTTCGGAATCCTCCCACTGCTGGCAGCCGGGCTTTTTACCGGTAATAAGCCGCCGGTCATGGTCTATGATAAAAATGCACACTTTTGTATGAATTATATGAAGGCGGCCTGTGCTGATGAGACGGAGGTGATCACTATCAACCACAATGACATGGCGGCGCTGGAAAAAATATGCAAAACTAAAAACCCTGTCGTATATCTTTGTGAAAGTCTTTATAGCACGGGTGGCGTCACATGCCTGGATGAAATACTGCGGCTGCAAGAAAAATATGGTATGTATATTTTGATCGACGAAGCTCACGGGCTCTCCGTTGTTGGTAAGAACGGAAAGGGGCTGTTAATCGATAAACTTGGAGCATTAAACGATAGATCGTTTTTTATCGCTTCATTAGAAAAGGGATTTGGCGCCCATGGCGGAGGCGTTATTTTGTTTTCTGACAAAAAATTACTCGATATAATTGAGAGATACGGAGGTCCGCTCGAATGGAGCGCTCCCGTTCCTTCGATGATCTGTGGCTCTACACGAGCCTGTCTGAAACTTCATGCTGACGGTACTGTCGATAATTTGCAAAAGATATTGCATGAGAAGGTCAGACTTTTTGACCAGCTTATGGATATCAAAGAGAGCGACCTTTGGAGCGCGGTTAGAGTTATCAAATACCCTGACGAAGACGAACTGTTTTATACGGGCATTCGCCTGTTTGAAGAAGGCTTCTATACCTCGACAGTTGCCTTCCCGACCGTAAAAAGAGGCAATTCAGGATTACGCATAATGTTACGTGCTAATATGGAAGATGAAGAACTGAGAAAGTTTGCCGGCCTTCTGAAGCTTATAAAATTAGAATGGGCCGATAGGAAGAGGAAATGA
- a CDS encoding C25 family cysteine peptidase, with amino-acid sequence MPTRIWKNLTHHDSSPQPAEKKVLETKQMDIRGEGSIRVCYRLNGFWQQENPFENEGYMLLDIPQAGFTDEPGSPMLAREGLFVVIPANAEYSSLSVENLCPEELPEEYDLLPVPRDVLETEELIFDKNSDVYGVDEQYPQTPVKYIETTDILGVRCVHLAVCPFQYYPRSRKLTALRKIVVTVNYTIVKSAYDISAKANLNMIDNTHYYSQLLGYQQDDAKNPSDSKPRMIIVTSEKLAYSLRILEGVKNFLYDVEVVYIEKIKDSYNGNDSVEKIHKFLLAEHAKRPLSYVILGGGIDIIPSKMVDDNGDPNGDDLFPNDNYYCSNDPAKPIPLFALGRLPVSSVEEMNKVADYASYYNRFYNDKRKNAVFTSYNDPSHGYEQCKRDIKSTLTGDFSVTECYDGQCSKETLIKEINNAVGFINYRGHGDYDRWQSGNGLSVKDIPTLDVKRNTPHVLSIACNNCSIHKSGSFGVEWIKQLKAISFLGASAPSYTTVNHVFDKYLWEGIHQKKITKIGDIFVWATLELYRNKPDRHTITNILEYLLLGDPSADYMDGKPDK; translated from the coding sequence ATGCCGACAAGAATATGGAAAAATTTAACTCACCATGATAGTTCTCCCCAGCCAGCCGAAAAAAAGGTCTTGGAAACAAAACAAATGGACATAAGAGGAGAGGGGAGTATTCGTGTCTGCTATCGATTAAATGGTTTTTGGCAGCAGGAAAACCCATTTGAAAATGAAGGCTATATGCTGTTGGATATACCTCAGGCCGGATTTACGGATGAGCCTGGTTCACCTATGCTTGCCAGAGAAGGATTGTTCGTCGTCATCCCCGCTAACGCGGAATACAGTTCCCTTTCGGTTGAAAATCTCTGTCCAGAAGAACTGCCGGAAGAATACGACTTACTTCCTGTACCACGAGACGTACTTGAGACGGAAGAGTTGATTTTCGACAAAAACTCCGATGTTTATGGGGTGGATGAACAATATCCGCAGACACCGGTTAAATATATAGAAACAACCGACATTTTAGGCGTACGCTGCGTACATCTTGCTGTATGCCCCTTCCAATATTACCCACGCAGCAGAAAATTGACAGCGCTGCGAAAAATTGTCGTCACGGTCAATTACACCATTGTTAAGTCTGCATACGATATTTCCGCCAAGGCTAACCTGAATATGATCGATAATACTCACTACTACTCCCAATTATTGGGATATCAGCAGGACGACGCAAAAAATCCAAGCGACTCAAAACCGAGAATGATCATTGTAACAAGTGAAAAGCTCGCATATTCCCTGCGAATATTGGAAGGGGTAAAAAACTTTCTTTACGACGTGGAGGTCGTTTATATTGAAAAAATCAAGGATTCCTATAATGGAAATGATTCAGTGGAAAAAATACACAAATTCCTGCTGGCCGAGCACGCAAAAAGACCTCTTAGTTACGTTATTTTGGGTGGGGGAATCGATATAATCCCCAGTAAGATGGTGGATGACAACGGAGATCCGAATGGTGATGATCTTTTCCCCAATGATAATTACTACTGTTCAAACGACCCGGCAAAACCGATCCCTCTATTTGCCTTGGGCAGATTGCCTGTATCATCGGTTGAAGAAATGAATAAAGTGGCAGATTACGCTTCGTATTACAACCGTTTTTACAACGATAAACGAAAAAATGCCGTATTCACTTCATATAACGACCCATCACACGGATATGAACAATGCAAGCGCGACATAAAATCAACGCTCACCGGAGACTTTTCCGTAACGGAATGCTATGACGGGCAATGTTCAAAAGAAACTCTGATCAAAGAAATAAACAACGCCGTAGGTTTTATAAATTACCGCGGGCACGGAGACTACGACAGATGGCAGTCGGGTAACGGCCTTTCAGTCAAAGATATCCCAACGCTTGATGTCAAAAGAAATACGCCCCACGTGTTGAGTATCGCCTGCAATAACTGTAGTATCCACAAATCCGGCAGCTTCGGAGTGGAATGGATAAAACAGCTGAAGGCTATCAGTTTTTTGGGAGCCTCAGCTCCGTCGTATACTACAGTAAATCATGTTTTTGACAAATATCTGTGGGAGGGGATTCATCAAAAAAAGATAACCAAAATTGGAGACATATTTGTGTGGGCGACTTTGGAATTGTACCGCAACAAGCCAGACCGTCACACCATTACGAATATACTTGAATACCTGTTGTTGGGAGACCCCAGCGCGGATTATATGGATGGCAAACCTGACAAATAA
- a CDS encoding aldo/keto reductase, whose amino-acid sequence MDRQIRFPDGETVPAIGQGTWFLGDHKEKAAQEKEALIAGVEAGMTLIDTAEMYGEGRAERFVGQAVRELDRASIFLVSKVYPHNAGRERIFKSCEASLERMGTTYLDLYLLHWRGPIPLEETVACMEELKKRGLIRRWGVSNFDTDDMQELWNVPGGKNCAANQVLYHIASRGIEYSLLPWLTERHIPVMGYCPLAQGGGLHRGLYSSGTLNKIAANHDATVAQILLAFAVRGGNVIAIPRSGQKQHALNNAAAGDITLTEEELRLIDREFPAPKRKTVLDIV is encoded by the coding sequence ATGGACAGACAGATTCGCTTTCCCGACGGTGAAACAGTACCCGCCATCGGACAGGGCACATGGTTTCTCGGAGACCATAAAGAAAAGGCCGCACAGGAAAAAGAGGCGCTGATCGCGGGTGTGGAGGCGGGGATGACCCTGATTGACACCGCGGAAATGTACGGAGAGGGCAGGGCCGAAAGGTTCGTGGGGCAGGCTGTAAGAGAGCTTGACCGCGCCAGTATCTTCCTCGTCTCCAAAGTCTATCCGCACAACGCGGGGCGGGAGCGCATCTTCAAAAGCTGCGAGGCAAGCCTCGAGCGCATGGGCACGACCTACCTTGACCTATACCTGCTGCACTGGCGGGGGCCCATACCTCTGGAAGAGACGGTCGCCTGTATGGAAGAGCTGAAAAAGAGGGGCCTGATCCGCCGCTGGGGCGTCTCCAATTTCGACACCGACGACATGCAGGAGCTGTGGAACGTCCCCGGCGGGAAAAACTGTGCCGCGAACCAGGTGCTCTATCACATAGCCTCGCGCGGTATTGAATACTCCCTGCTTCCGTGGCTGACGGAGCGCCACATCCCCGTGATGGGCTACTGTCCGCTGGCGCAGGGCGGCGGCCTGCACCGCGGACTCTACAGCAGCGGGACGCTCAACAAGATCGCCGCAAACCATGACGCCACCGTCGCGCAGATACTCCTCGCCTTCGCCGTCCGCGGCGGAAACGTGATCGCCATTCCCCGCAGCGGACAAAAACAACACGCGCTGAACAACGCGGCGGCGGGCGACATAACCCTGACGGAAGAAGAGCTCCGTCTCATCGACCGCGAATTCCCCGCGCCAAAGAGAAAAACAGTCTTAGACATCGTATAG
- a CDS encoding TlyA family RNA methyltransferase, which produces MKQKLIRLDKFITDRKLAASRTAAQNYIEEGRVSVNGVTVTKAASMVQPDANVKLDAPEKEWVSRGAYKLLKAIESFAIEAEGRRCVDIGASTGGFTDVLLANGAARVCAVDVGYGQLAWKLRSDPRVLVLERTNARNLTVEMIENERADIIVSDASFISITLLLPKMEELLKDDGLMAVLVKPQFEAGRERVGKGVVTDPALHRQILEEVADFIDKETGLSLEAADYSPIRGPEGNIEFLFLLKHKRAGNGAKRPDFDKIVEEAHKNTSAHPR; this is translated from the coding sequence ATGAAACAAAAACTGATACGGCTCGATAAATTCATCACCGACAGGAAGCTGGCCGCCTCGCGCACCGCGGCGCAGAACTACATCGAAGAGGGGCGCGTCAGCGTGAACGGCGTCACCGTCACGAAGGCGGCCTCCATGGTCCAGCCCGACGCCAACGTCAAGCTGGACGCCCCTGAAAAAGAGTGGGTGAGCCGCGGCGCCTATAAACTGCTTAAAGCCATTGAGAGCTTCGCCATCGAGGCGGAGGGCCGGCGCTGCGTCGATATCGGCGCCTCTACGGGCGGCTTTACCGACGTGCTGCTGGCAAACGGCGCGGCAAGGGTCTGCGCGGTGGACGTCGGCTATGGACAGCTCGCCTGGAAGCTCCGCAGCGATCCGCGCGTTCTCGTGCTCGAACGGACGAACGCGAGAAACCTCACCGTTGAGATGATAGAGAACGAGCGGGCCGACATCATCGTCTCCGACGCCTCCTTCATCTCGATCACCCTGCTGCTTCCCAAAATGGAAGAGCTGCTGAAAGACGACGGACTCATGGCGGTCCTCGTCAAGCCGCAGTTCGAGGCGGGGCGCGAGCGGGTGGGGAAGGGCGTCGTCACCGATCCCGCCCTCCACCGGCAGATACTTGAAGAAGTGGCGGACTTTATCGACAAAGAGACAGGCCTCTCGCTCGAGGCCGCCGACTATTCGCCGATACGCGGCCCCGAAGGCAACATAGAATTCCTCTTCCTGCTGAAACACAAAAGGGCGGGAAACGGCGCAAAAAGGCCGGATTTTGATAAAATCGTTGAGGAGGCGCACAAGAATACCAGCGCTCATCCGAGGTAG
- a CDS encoding EamA family transporter has product MIEDSTARYPLWFSIFFNTLMTVAIFNLMCIKKIKETYAACVKYKGVALRMMLFTLLIYTLCFFSTEMVGASNYNSFYFAGSALLGYWFLKAGREKRRVNVRMSVVLLILCVVYGAYLCFSARSVTTCFLGILWAVTGSVSGYFYAVDSSRFAQLAGISANQILALRFDLLLLFSLFMLPKDTIQLVDSRSMLYMFVLALTGTALPVYFLQRGINIIGAEVNAIIVAFIPFLTMILSVIFYRVFDLNESGFVIILTALLVLPLFPYGKIKRCKFVNRN; this is encoded by the coding sequence ATGATAGAGGATTCCACGGCTCGCTATCCATTGTGGTTTTCGATATTTTTCAATACACTTATGACCGTGGCGATCTTTAATCTAATGTGTATAAAAAAGATCAAAGAGACTTACGCGGCATGTGTCAAATATAAGGGTGTTGCGCTGCGGATGATGCTGTTTACTTTGTTGATCTATACGCTCTGTTTTTTCAGTACGGAGATGGTGGGGGCATCCAATTACAACTCTTTTTATTTTGCAGGCAGCGCGCTGCTTGGCTATTGGTTTCTAAAGGCGGGAAGGGAAAAACGCCGGGTAAATGTCCGTATGTCTGTTGTTCTGCTGATACTTTGCGTTGTCTATGGCGCTTACCTGTGTTTTTCTGCACGGAGCGTAACAACGTGCTTCTTAGGAATATTATGGGCCGTTACCGGCAGCGTCAGCGGTTATTTTTATGCCGTTGATTCCTCACGATTTGCACAGCTGGCGGGAATTTCAGCAAACCAGATACTCGCGCTGCGTTTTGACCTGCTGCTGCTATTCTCCTTATTTATGCTGCCGAAAGATACTATTCAGCTTGTCGATTCGCGGAGTATGCTTTACATGTTTGTTTTAGCATTGACCGGCACTGCATTGCCGGTCTATTTCCTGCAAAGGGGTATTAATATTATAGGAGCGGAGGTAAACGCGATAATCGTTGCGTTTATCCCGTTTCTGACGATGATTCTGTCGGTGATATTCTACAGGGTGTTCGACCTTAATGAATCTGGTTTTGTGATAATACTGACGGCGTTGCTTGTTTTGCCGTTATTCCCCTATGGGAAGATCAAAAGATGTAAATTTGTAAACAGGAACTGA
- a CDS encoding NAD(+)/NADH kinase produces the protein MEKITKKIGLLFNTQKPDAIEMAWRLWRWSKENGINFLLPPHEASAIALPGVADDVWRQEASFAVILGGDGTFLRAARYTFGVDVPLYGINLGRLGFLAIGNPDSAEKDIKAIIDGQYTLQLRRLLKGQVWRGGRLVHELHALNDLVISKGSLARVIDLEVKVGKEILSLFLADGLILSTPTGSTAYALSAGGPIVPPHVPCMIMAPICAHTLYARPVILSDTDNIIVIPKGDTRSLMLTQDGQLGYELLPGDELHVMLDNEIYVHTIQLNGRSYYDLLREKLRWGFNGIRDGGD, from the coding sequence ATGGAAAAAATAACTAAAAAAATCGGGCTGCTCTTCAACACCCAAAAGCCGGACGCTATTGAGATGGCCTGGCGGCTTTGGCGCTGGAGCAAAGAAAACGGCATAAACTTCCTGCTCCCGCCGCACGAGGCCTCCGCGATCGCCCTTCCCGGCGTTGCGGACGACGTCTGGCGGCAGGAGGCATCCTTCGCCGTCATCCTCGGCGGGGACGGGACCTTTCTGCGCGCCGCTCGCTACACCTTCGGCGTCGATGTGCCGCTCTACGGGATAAACCTCGGACGCCTCGGCTTCCTCGCGATCGGAAACCCCGACTCGGCGGAGAAAGATATAAAAGCCATCATCGACGGGCAATATACCCTCCAACTCCGGCGGCTCCTCAAGGGGCAGGTCTGGCGCGGCGGACGGCTCGTACACGAACTGCACGCCCTCAACGACCTCGTAATCTCCAAGGGCAGCCTCGCGCGCGTCATCGACCTTGAGGTGAAGGTGGGAAAAGAGATACTGAGCCTCTTCCTCGCCGACGGCCTCATACTCTCGACGCCGACGGGCTCCACGGCCTACGCGCTCTCGGCGGGAGGGCCGATAGTGCCGCCGCACGTCCCCTGCATGATAATGGCGCCTATCTGCGCCCATACCCTCTACGCCCGGCCCGTGATACTCAGCGATACCGACAACATCATCGTCATCCCAAAAGGGGACACGCGCAGCCTGATGCTGACGCAGGACGGCCAGCTCGGCTACGAACTGCTGCCCGGCGACGAACTGCATGTGATGCTCGACAACGAAATATACGTCCATACCATCCAGCTCAACGGACGCAGCTACTACGACCTGCTTAGGGAAAAACTGCGCTGGGGCTTCAACGGCATCAGAGACGGAGGCGACTGA
- a CDS encoding polyprenyl synthetase family protein: MNEAQLRAVKAEFAAGGTLIESYIRETAGLRAEKVPPKLFESMEYSLEAGGKRLRPILCLAAAQRCGVEAKYALPMALGLEMLHTATLIHDDLPCMDDDDMRRGKPSNHALFGETLAVLAGDALLAQSLEFPLAQLKGIPAQNLLRAMRIFSRAIGPAGVCGGQVLDMFTEGTENDPHYVRRIAALKTGALIEAAVLAGAALGCGDEAVLERYGEYARHLGSAFQIVDDILDVTSTAEELGKTPGKDEEQGKLTHVTVYGMEAAREMAEKESAAAKEALAGLLAADDFLMLLPDYLVHRSY, from the coding sequence ATGAATGAGGCGCAGCTGCGGGCCGTAAAGGCGGAATTCGCGGCGGGCGGCACGCTTATAGAGAGCTACATCAGGGAGACCGCGGGGCTGCGGGCGGAAAAGGTGCCGCCGAAGCTCTTTGAGTCGATGGAATACTCGCTTGAGGCGGGCGGCAAACGGCTACGGCCGATACTCTGCCTTGCGGCGGCTCAAAGATGCGGCGTAGAGGCTAAATACGCTCTGCCGATGGCCCTTGGCCTTGAAATGCTCCATACGGCGACGCTGATCCACGACGACCTGCCATGTATGGACGACGACGACATGCGCCGTGGGAAACCGTCGAATCACGCCCTTTTTGGAGAGACTCTCGCCGTCCTCGCGGGCGACGCGCTGCTGGCGCAGTCCCTCGAATTTCCTCTGGCACAGCTGAAAGGCATACCCGCGCAGAATCTCCTGCGCGCGATGCGCATATTCTCCCGGGCCATCGGCCCCGCAGGGGTCTGCGGCGGTCAGGTGCTCGACATGTTCACCGAGGGGACGGAAAACGATCCGCATTACGTCCGCCGTATCGCGGCGCTCAAGACCGGCGCCCTCATCGAGGCGGCGGTGCTCGCCGGCGCGGCGCTTGGCTGCGGCGACGAGGCCGTCCTCGAAAGGTACGGCGAGTATGCGCGCCATCTTGGTTCGGCATTTCAGATAGTCGATGATATACTAGATGTGACAAGCACGGCCGAAGAGCTGGGCAAGACCCCCGGCAAGGACGAAGAGCAGGGCAAGCTGACCCATGTCACGGTTTACGGCATGGAGGCCGCCAGAGAGATGGCGGAGAAAGAATCGGCGGCGGCCAAGGAGGCCCTCGCGGGATTGCTTGCGGCGGACGATTTTCTCATGCTCCTGCCCGATTACCTCGTCCATCGAAGCTATTAA
- a CDS encoding DNA repair protein RecN, with product MIEELEIHGVGGIRETSLSFGGNFIVITGESGAGKSSLVRALEFIAGRRAQLNHIHTLEEACEVRAVMTSEPIPGISEKCQPQDKMLIARRTFARSGKGRASLQEQTVPLTILAHAMETNVVIQSQFAQLGLLDPLKQLELVDSCGGEELKRALAELEIAFTSALATEKEIFALKKRRKESENRFDDAPSVLRQIKALELKADSEAEWEKELREMERGEAVRRSLRLIAEKMNNAEGGLLDQLEKIAKDLYGYASGDDKRWHEAIEKTLSGAQELSNLISEACRGAASAEDNEEAKERLEKKLGMLRKMKRTLNIQSAAALLAYAAEAEKELEWLKESHKELEDLEKRALALRRETSRLAIEVRALRKASAQALAAKVNEHLGGLGMEYAAFNIEIEPLDRVRSTGAENAIFTLALPDQKPLPVGKNASGGELSRILIALQLSVGDDKLPGTLVFDEVEAGLGGKTALFAGCKLRQLSRRCRTILITHQATIAAMADQHFVVKREGENTEITEVAGEAREREIARMLSGDESSYEALEHAKALLENSGGEQLF from the coding sequence TTGATAGAAGAGCTTGAGATTCACGGAGTAGGCGGCATCAGGGAGACCTCGCTCAGCTTCGGCGGCAACTTCATCGTCATCACCGGCGAGAGCGGCGCGGGAAAGAGCAGCCTCGTGCGCGCGCTGGAATTCATCGCCGGCCGCCGCGCGCAGCTGAATCACATCCACACCCTCGAAGAGGCCTGCGAGGTACGGGCGGTCATGACCTCCGAACCGATACCGGGAATATCCGAAAAATGCCAGCCGCAGGACAAAATGCTCATCGCGCGGCGGACATTCGCGAGAAGCGGCAAGGGCAGGGCCTCGCTTCAGGAACAGACGGTGCCGCTCACCATCCTGGCTCACGCGATGGAGACGAACGTCGTCATCCAGAGCCAGTTCGCCCAGCTCGGCCTGCTGGACCCCCTAAAACAGCTGGAACTCGTCGACTCATGCGGCGGGGAAGAGCTTAAAAGGGCGCTGGCGGAGCTTGAGATCGCCTTTACCTCGGCGCTCGCGACGGAAAAAGAGATATTCGCACTCAAAAAAAGACGCAAAGAGAGCGAAAACCGCTTTGACGACGCCCCCTCCGTCCTCCGGCAGATAAAGGCCCTCGAACTGAAGGCCGACAGCGAGGCGGAGTGGGAAAAAGAGCTGCGCGAAATGGAGCGCGGCGAGGCGGTCCGGCGTTCACTGCGGCTCATCGCGGAAAAAATGAACAACGCCGAGGGCGGCCTGCTGGACCAGCTTGAAAAAATCGCCAAAGACCTCTACGGATACGCCTCGGGAGATGACAAACGCTGGCACGAGGCGATAGAAAAGACCCTCAGCGGCGCACAGGAGCTCTCAAACCTCATCTCCGAGGCCTGCCGCGGCGCAGCCTCCGCGGAAGACAACGAAGAGGCCAAAGAGCGCCTTGAAAAAAAACTCGGCATGCTGCGCAAAATGAAGCGCACCCTCAACATACAGAGCGCCGCCGCGCTGCTCGCATACGCGGCGGAGGCGGAAAAAGAGCTGGAATGGCTCAAAGAGAGCCACAAAGAGCTCGAAGATCTTGAAAAAAGGGCCCTCGCCCTGCGCCGCGAGACCTCGCGCCTTGCCATCGAAGTACGGGCGCTCCGCAAAGCATCGGCCCAAGCGCTTGCCGCGAAGGTAAACGAACACCTGGGCGGACTTGGCATGGAATACGCGGCCTTCAACATCGAGATCGAACCGCTCGACCGCGTGCGCTCAACGGGCGCGGAAAACGCCATCTTCACCCTCGCGCTGCCGGACCAAAAACCGCTGCCCGTAGGCAAAAACGCCTCCGGCGGCGAATTGTCGCGCATACTTATCGCGTTACAGCTCTCAGTAGGCGACGACAAACTGCCCGGAACATTGGTATTCGACGAAGTCGAGGCGGGGCTCGGCGGCAAAACCGCGCTCTTCGCCGGCTGCAAACTGCGCCAGCTCTCACGCCGCTGCCGCACGATACTGATAACCCACCAGGCGACCATCGCCGCGATGGCCGATCAGCACTTCGTCGTCAAAAGAGAGGGAGAAAACACCGAAATAACGGAGGTCGCTGGAGAGGCGCGCGAACGTGAAATCGCAAGAATGCTCTCCGGCGACGAAAGCTCCTACGAGGCCTTGGAACACGCAAAGGCGCTGCTGGAAAACAGCGGCGGGGAACAATTGTTTTGA